From Cellvibrio zantedeschiae, the proteins below share one genomic window:
- the fabA gene encoding 3-hydroxyacyl-[acyl-carrier-protein] dehydratase FabA: MTNFEPKSSYSREELIECGHGRLFGPGNAQLPVPNMLMLDRVVHISQTGGEFGKGEIVAELDINPDLWFFACHFPGDPVMPGCLGLDAMWQLVGFFLGWKGNPGRGRALGCGEVKFTGQILPTAKKITYHINLKRVIERKLIMGIADGRVSCDGKDIYFASDLRVGLFQNTDSF, encoded by the coding sequence ATGACCAATTTTGAACCCAAGAGCTCATACTCCCGCGAAGAACTGATCGAATGCGGTCATGGCCGTCTGTTTGGCCCCGGCAATGCGCAATTGCCCGTGCCTAATATGTTGATGCTCGACCGCGTCGTCCACATCAGCCAAACCGGCGGTGAGTTTGGAAAGGGAGAGATTGTGGCGGAATTGGATATTAACCCTGATTTGTGGTTCTTCGCCTGCCACTTCCCCGGTGACCCGGTAATGCCAGGCTGCTTGGGCCTTGATGCCATGTGGCAATTGGTTGGCTTCTTTTTGGGCTGGAAAGGTAATCCTGGCCGTGGCCGCGCCTTGGGCTGTGGCGAAGTGAAATTCACTGGCCAGATTCTGCCAACTGCAAAGAAAATCACTTATCACATCAATTTAAAGCGTGTTATCGAGCGCAAACTCATTATGGGTATCGCCGATGGCCGCGTTTCTTGCGATGGCAAGGACATCTATTTTGCAAGTGATTTGCGTGTCGGTTTGTTCCAAAATACCGATAGTTTCTGA
- a CDS encoding SDR family oxidoreductase, whose protein sequence is MSLKIIVTDTQSALGQTLEHDLEREQCQLLSPKIHWEDAAAAREYLVQHKPDIVINTLAWEEIPSAEQQALIPIVAANIASACASLGVPLIHFSSYQVFGVDNKSSHSEKDIPAPVSAEGRAFFAAEQAIEHSAARYIILRLGWIIGSIGNNHLTRLLTAIQTQQPITLNTRLRGAPTLLSDVVRVCVALVKQISCGSDNWGVMHYCSGDALNEAEFGEQLVQLLAQQQLLKHDANFTLIDSTPTTEPLSAVLGCRRIRDSFGVQARPWRPSLLPLVKQWFHNQANQ, encoded by the coding sequence ATGTCCTTAAAAATAATTGTCACCGATACCCAAAGCGCGCTCGGCCAAACCCTTGAGCACGATTTGGAGCGAGAGCAGTGCCAGCTCTTGTCGCCCAAAATTCATTGGGAAGATGCCGCTGCTGCACGTGAATATCTGGTGCAGCACAAGCCTGACATTGTTATTAATACACTCGCATGGGAAGAAATTCCCTCCGCGGAACAACAAGCGCTCATACCGATTGTTGCCGCTAATATCGCCAGCGCTTGTGCAAGTTTGGGGGTGCCTTTAATTCACTTTTCCAGCTACCAGGTCTTTGGGGTTGATAACAAAAGCAGCCACAGCGAGAAGGATATTCCCGCACCGGTTAGCGCAGAAGGGCGCGCATTTTTTGCAGCGGAACAAGCTATAGAGCATAGTGCCGCGCGCTATATTATTTTACGTTTGGGTTGGATCATCGGCAGCATTGGCAACAATCATCTCACGCGTTTATTAACAGCAATTCAAACACAGCAACCTATAACGCTTAACACGCGGTTGCGCGGCGCACCTACGTTGTTGTCAGATGTTGTACGAGTTTGTGTTGCGCTGGTAAAGCAAATTTCCTGTGGCTCCGACAATTGGGGCGTAATGCATTATTGCAGTGGCGATGCGCTCAACGAAGCAGAATTTGGCGAGCAACTTGTGCAACTACTTGCACAACAACAATTACTCAAACACGACGCGAATTTTACGCTAATCGATTCAACCCCCACCACCGAACCACTCAGCGCCGTGTTAGGCTGCCGCAGAATTCGTGATTCCTTTGGTGTACAAGCAAGACCCTGGCGTCCGAGCTTATTGCCGCTGGTAAAGCAGTGGTTTCATAATCAGGCCAATCAATAA
- the fabB gene encoding beta-ketoacyl-ACP synthase I: MKRVVVTGMGIVSCLGNDKTAVLDALRAGRSGIKFQEAYKEKGLRSHVAGSIDIDLSELIDRKVLRFMGDAAAYAYISMQQAIADAGLSEEQVSNERTGIIMGSGGASSENLVESADILREKGVKRVGPYRVTQTMGSTTSACLATPFKIKGVNYSISSACATSAHCIGVALEQIQLGKQDIVFAGGGEEEHWTLTALFDAMGALSTKYNETPDQASRAYDAERDGFVIAGGGGCLVIEEYEHAKARGAKIYAEIVGYGATSDGYDMVAPSGEGAVRCMKQALATTQGSIDYINSHGTSTPVGDLAELKAIKETFGDAIPPISSTKSLTGHSLGATGVQEAIYSLLMLENDFICASANITTLDAEAQGMPIVLERKDNVKLNRVMSNSFGFGGTNATLVFQRV; this comes from the coding sequence ATGAAACGCGTTGTTGTTACCGGTATGGGAATTGTTTCCTGCCTGGGCAATGATAAAACTGCCGTGTTAGACGCTTTGCGCGCTGGCCGTTCTGGTATCAAATTTCAAGAAGCCTACAAAGAAAAAGGTTTACGCAGCCACGTTGCTGGCTCAATTGATATCGATTTATCTGAATTAATTGACCGCAAAGTCCTGCGCTTTATGGGTGATGCAGCAGCCTATGCTTACATCTCCATGCAACAAGCCATTGCCGATGCAGGTTTGAGCGAAGAACAAGTTTCCAACGAGCGCACCGGTATCATTATGGGTTCGGGCGGAGCCTCTTCTGAAAACCTCGTTGAGTCTGCCGATATCCTGCGCGAGAAAGGCGTGAAGCGTGTTGGCCCTTACCGTGTAACCCAAACCATGGGCAGCACCACCTCAGCGTGTTTGGCGACTCCGTTTAAAATCAAAGGCGTTAACTACTCAATTTCTTCTGCTTGTGCCACCAGCGCACATTGCATTGGCGTTGCGCTCGAGCAAATCCAACTCGGCAAGCAAGACATAGTGTTTGCAGGCGGCGGCGAAGAAGAACATTGGACGTTAACTGCATTGTTCGATGCCATGGGCGCACTCTCTACCAAGTACAATGAAACTCCAGATCAGGCATCGCGCGCTTATGACGCAGAGCGTGATGGTTTTGTTATCGCTGGCGGCGGCGGTTGTTTGGTGATTGAAGAATACGAACACGCCAAAGCGCGCGGCGCAAAAATTTATGCAGAAATCGTTGGCTACGGCGCAACTTCAGATGGCTACGACATGGTTGCCCCTTCTGGCGAAGGCGCGGTGCGTTGTATGAAGCAAGCTTTGGCAACAACCCAAGGCAGCATCGATTACATCAACTCGCACGGCACCTCTACACCTGTAGGTGACTTGGCCGAACTGAAAGCCATTAAAGAAACTTTTGGCGATGCAATTCCACCAATTAGTTCGACAAAATCTTTGACTGGCCACAGTTTGGGCGCAACCGGCGTTCAAGAAGCTATTTACAGCTTGCTGATGTTGGAAAATGATTTTATTTGCGCGTCTGCAAATATCACTACGCTCGACGCAGAAGCCCAAGGTATGCCGATTGTGTTGGAACGCAAAGACAACGTGAAATTAAATCGCGTCATGTCCAACAGCTTCGGCTTCGGCGGCACCAACGCAACTTTAGTTTTCCAACGCGTTTAA